A stretch of the Schistocerca serialis cubense isolate TAMUIC-IGC-003099 chromosome 2, iqSchSeri2.2, whole genome shotgun sequence genome encodes the following:
- the LOC126456000 gene encoding gustatory and pheromone receptor 32a-like, whose translation MSHPRPPLLQVAPQSATSSVRLSHLREAFLALIRAAEKLEEHFQLSLAADITHAVFGAICSSYEVFIAIEKPHITRLLPYSKSLRTSMLWLAYHCFKVICLALSCGAAKDEARRTGVILRRLPVLPPCLSGEVDAFLRVTSQEAQLNFTAAGFIEIDRRFLVSALAVVITYLVVIGQSVTDW comes from the coding sequence ATGTCTCATCCTCGTCCTCCACTGCTGCAAGTAGCGCCGCAGTCGGCTACTTCGTCAGTGAGGCTGAGTCATCTGCGAGAGGCGTTCTTGGCCTTGATCCGTGCTGCCGAGAAGTTGGAGGAACACTTTCAGCTGTCATTGGCTGCTGACATCACACATGCCGTTTTTGGTGCAATCTGCAGCTCATACGAAGTATTTATCGCCATCGAGAAACCACATATTACTCGTTTACTACCGTACAGCAAATCACTGAGAACGTCGATGTTATGGCTCGCCTACCATTGTTTCAAGGTAATATGTCTGGCACTGTCCTGTGGGGCAGCTAAGGACGAGGCGAGACGTACCGGTGTGATCCTGCGGAGACTACCAGTGCTGCCACCTTGCCTCTCTGGCGAAGTGGACGCCTTCCTCCGTGTGACGTCGCAGGAAGCACAACTGAATTTCACAGCTGCAGGATTCATCGAAATCGACCGCCGCTTTCTGGTTTCAGCACTTGCCGTCGTCATTACGTACCTCGTCGTCATTGGTCAATCTGTGACTGACTGGTGA